The following proteins are encoded in a genomic region of Tenacibaculum sp. 190524A05c:
- a CDS encoding hydroxymethylglutaryl-CoA lyase yields MIEEVKLIECPRDAMQGIKSHFIPSELKAKYINSLLNVGFDTIDFGSFVSPKAIPQMKDTDKVLSLLDLTSTRSKLLAIVANVRGANDACAFEEIDYLGYPFSISENFQMRNTHKTIAESVDILRDILNIANRHNKEVVAYLSMGFGNPYGDPWNVEIVAEWTEKLANYGVKIVSLSDTIGSSTPEVIDYLFSSLIPKYPKIEFGAHLHTTPDKWFEKVDSAFKAGCRRFDGAIKGYGGCPMAKDELTGNMPTEKMLSYFTTNKINTNTKPLSFESAYNKALEVFNTIA; encoded by the coding sequence ATGATTGAAGAAGTAAAGTTAATAGAATGCCCAAGAGATGCAATGCAAGGAATAAAAAGTCATTTTATTCCATCAGAGCTAAAAGCAAAGTATATTAATTCCTTGTTAAATGTAGGATTTGATACTATTGATTTTGGAAGTTTTGTATCTCCTAAAGCAATTCCCCAAATGAAAGACACTGATAAAGTTTTAAGTTTACTTGATCTTACTTCTACTAGAAGCAAGTTGTTGGCTATTGTTGCAAATGTAAGAGGAGCTAATGATGCCTGTGCTTTTGAAGAAATAGATTATTTAGGTTATCCTTTTTCTATTTCAGAGAATTTCCAAATGAGGAATACACATAAAACTATCGCAGAATCGGTAGATATATTAAGAGATATATTAAATATTGCGAATAGACATAATAAAGAAGTAGTTGCTTATTTATCAATGGGCTTCGGAAATCCTTATGGAGATCCTTGGAACGTTGAAATTGTGGCAGAATGGACAGAAAAACTTGCAAATTACGGAGTTAAAATTGTATCTTTGTCTGACACCATAGGTAGTTCAACACCTGAGGTGATAGATTATTTGTTCTCAAGTTTGATCCCTAAATACCCAAAAATTGAGTTTGGAGCTCATTTACATACAACTCCAGATAAATGGTTTGAAAAGGTTGATAGTGCCTTTAAAGCTGGGTGTAGAAGGTTCGACGGAGCAATTAAGGGATACGGAGGGTGCCCAATGGCTAAGGATGAGTTAACGGGAAATATGCCAACAGAAAAAATGTTGTCTTATTTTACTACTAACAAAATAAATACGAATACTAAGCCGTTGAGTTTTGAAAGTGCTTATAATAAAGCGTTAGAAGTTTTTAATACTATTGCGTAA